In Belonocnema kinseyi isolate 2016_QV_RU_SX_M_011 chromosome 4, B_treatae_v1, whole genome shotgun sequence, a single window of DNA contains:
- the LOC117172178 gene encoding uncharacterized protein LOC117172178, protein MGVDKRQKAEKDKLNDEEIEKQIRKLIWSKSRYRPGPVRKIRRRAVLKSGECNVLQSRISRRSLRFLQDIFTTLVDTQWRWTLLCFTLSFLLSWLGFALIWWLIAFTHGDFDPRHLPDFQLENHWTPCVTNIFSFTSCFLFSIETQHTIGYGGRSTTEECPEAIFIMCIQSISGVMIQAFMVGIVFAKMSRPKQRTQTLLFSRNAVICQRDGLLCLMFRVGDMRKSHIIGATIRAQVIKSRTTKEGEVLPQHQQELNVGTDGENENIFFIWPMTIVHKIDAESPFYQMSAEDMLSERFEVVVILEGTIESTGQTTQARSSYLPQEILWGHRFESLVNYSKERQGYEVDYSLFNNTTQVDTPLCSGRELAEFYRVQDELRHGTGYLVDEDVILDPYHDVHSHCHNVIHRPSANPVHHLTHAESMRSEISLEDSALGRSICRDSCATNHNPHAPKEASQYKIVEIEPDAIHVIGDAELQQLPEAVNREILKNSREIVYEDDQPDHREPHRDFNHRDLNQRDYNHRDYNHKELSHRDYNHKEFSHRDYNHREFSHREHDPKEETLLIPKPVLTTNRRNFRYPLLEGEKRSLNGSRRSLNGSRRNLNGSKKYLLLALDKSDSHRNLHVDSRENLIGSRRHTGSKEMLNGIRRNVVGIKGSKETPELRPKRRTELMIDGRDCEAEKSFKRRGRPLQEIVVHRSERNSPHQESLETNPSPNSRLESSYSRDSDLLNEGYPLESAKNEKRLSNGSANGRNRRSYEHAQLQDVNKVIPRPNSGSSSSDSDSTSRTASSSGVPGKQSPSGVKPIPYTSV, encoded by the exons AAGCCGATACAGGCCAGGACCTGTGCGCAAGATCCGTAGAAGAGCAGTTCTAAAAAGTGGCGAGTGTAACGTTCTCCAATCCCGCATCTCGAGACGATCACTGCGATTCCTGCAGGACATCTTCACAACCCTTGTCGACACACAATGGCGCTGGACCCTCTTGTGCTTCACCCTCAGTTTTCTCCTCTCATGGTTGGgctttgccctaatctggtggctgatAGCCTTCACCCACGGAGATTTCGATCCGCGACATCTACCAGATTTCCAGTTAGAAAATCACTGGACACCCTGTGTCACGAACATCTTCAGCTTCACGAGCTGTTTCCTCTTTTCCATCGAGACGCAGCACACAATAGGTTATGGAGGCAGATCAACAACCGAGGAGTGTCCAGAAGCCATTTTCATCATGTGCATTCAGAGCATCTCCGGAGTGATGATCCAGGCCTTCATGGTCGGCATAGTCTTCGCGAAAATGAGCAGACCAAAGCAAAGAACCCAGACTCTCCTCTTCTCCAGGAATGCTGTCATCTGTCAGAGAGATGGTCTCTTATGTCTCATGTTTCGGGTCGGTGATATGAGAAAGTCACACATCATCGGAGCTACAATCAGAGCGCAAGTGATCAAGTCGAGAACCACCAAGGAGGGTGAGGTTCTTCCACAGCATCAGCAGGAACTGAATGTTGGAACAGATGGCGAGAATGAGAACATCTTCTTTATCTGGCCGATGACAATTGTTCACAAGATTGATGCGGAGTCACCGTTTTATCAGATGTCTGCTGAAGATATGTTGTCGGAAAGGTTCGAGGTGGTTGTCATCCTGGAAGGCACGATAGAGTCCACAGGACAAACTACACAAGCCCGATCCAGCTATCTACCACAGGAGATTCTCTGGGGTCACAGGTTCGAATCTCTCGTCAATTATTCGAAGGAGAGGCAGGGATACGAGGTTGATTACTCTTTGTTCAACAACACAACCCAGGTTGATACTCCTCTTTGTTCCGGAAGAGAACTTGCTGAGTTCTACAGGGTTCAGGACGAACTTCGTCATGGAACTG GTTACTTGGTTGATGAAGATGTCATTCTGGATCCTTACCACGATGTTCATTCACATTGCCATAATGTGATTCATCGTCCATCCGCAAATCCTGTTCATCATTTGACACATGCAGAGAGCATGAGAAGCGAAATAAGTCTAGAAGACAGCGCCTTAGGGCGCAGCATCTGCAGGGACAGTTGTGCGACAAATCACAATCCCCATGCTCCAAAGGAAGCAAGTCAATACAAAATTGTCGAAATAGAACCAGATGCTATTCACGTGATCGGCGATGCCGAACTTCAGCAGCTTCCAGAAGCTGTGAACAGGGAGATTTTAAAGAACAGCAGGGAAATTGTTTACGAGGATGATCAACCTGATCATCGGGAGCCTCATCGAGATTTTAATCACCGTGATTTAAATCAACGCGATTATAATCATCGGGATTATAATCATAAGGAATTAAGTCATCGAGATTATAATCATAAAGAATTTAGTCATCGAGATTATAATCATAGAGAATTTAGTCATCGAGAACATGATCCAAAAGAAGAGACGCTTCTCATCCCGAAACCAGTTCTCACCACCAATAGAAGAAATTTTAGATATCCACTACTTGAAGGGGAAAAACGATCCCTCAACGGTTCAAGGAGATCTTTGAACGGATCTCGGAGGAATTTAAACGGATCCAAGAAGTACCTTCTGCTAGCCCTCGACAAGTCCGACAGTCATAGGAATCTTCACGTTGACAGTAGAGAAAATCTTATTGGTTCCAGGCGTCACACTGGTAGTAAGGAGATGTTGAATGGAATCAGGAGGAATGTAGTTGGCATCAAAGGATCAAAAGAAACGCCAGAATTGAGACCAAAAAGAAGGACAGAATTGATGATCGATGGAAGAGACTGCGAGGCAGAGAAGTCATTCAAAAGACGTGGTCGACCCTTACAAGAAATTGTCGTACATCGTTCCGAAAGGAATTCTCCTCATCAGGAAAGCTTGGAGACCAATCCTAGCCCAAATTCGAGATTAGAGTCAAGCTACTCGAGAGATTCTGATCTCTTGAATGAAGGCTATCCCCTAGAAAGCGCTAAAAATGAGAAGAGGTTATCAAACGGCAGTGCTAATGGAAGAAATAGAAGGAGTTACGAGCATGCTCAACTCCAGGATGTCAATAAAGTGATTCCTAGACCTAACAGTGGTAGCAGTTCGTCTGATAGTGATAGCACATCCAGAACTGCTAGTTCCTCGGGTGTTCCTGGAAAACAAAGTCCCTCCGGAGTAAAGCCAATCCCTTATACTAGTGTCTGA